A genomic region of Candidatus Methylomirabilota bacterium contains the following coding sequences:
- the selA gene encoding L-seryl-tRNA(Sec) selenium transferase — MPRADKRAGAGVPAGASGAQALLRGLPSVDAVLIALEGEPAVAALPHARRAEAAREALARERQRLLAAAGAGAAAGPAPTPKDAARLAAEVAQRLGGAGAFSLTRVINATGVVLHTNLGRALLSRLAQERLQAVAAAYSNLEMDVARKERGSRYAHVEALLRRLTGAEAALVVNNCASAVLLALESLARGKEVIVSRGELIEIGGEFRIPDIMRRSGAVLREVGATNRTHLKDYANAIGPETGLLLKVHTSNYRVVGFTAAVSSRELVELGRQRGIPVMEDLGSGSLLDLRPHGFPYEPTVPEVVASGVDLVSFSGDKLLGGPQSGIVVGKASAIGLLAKNPLNRAVRIDKFTIAALEATLYAYEAGDALETIPTLRLLTEPLTTIRRRARALLRRVPAEAQRRLGAALVETTSQVGGGALPTVELPTAAIALGTAERAPQALDEALRAGRPPVLARLADDRLLLDLRTVLPADLPDLARILSAL, encoded by the coding sequence TTGCCGCGGGCGGATAAGCGCGCCGGCGCGGGCGTGCCGGCCGGCGCATCCGGCGCGCAGGCGCTGCTCCGCGGGCTGCCCTCGGTGGACGCGGTGCTGATCGCGCTGGAAGGGGAGCCCGCGGTGGCCGCGCTGCCCCACGCCCGGCGGGCCGAGGCGGCGCGCGAGGCCCTCGCCCGCGAGCGCCAGCGCCTGCTCGCGGCGGCGGGCGCCGGCGCGGCCGCGGGCCCGGCGCCCACGCCGAAGGACGCTGCGCGCCTTGCTGCCGAGGTGGCCCAGCGGCTCGGCGGGGCCGGGGCCTTCTCGCTCACGCGGGTCATCAACGCCACCGGCGTGGTGCTCCACACGAATCTCGGCCGCGCGCTCCTGTCGAGGCTGGCGCAGGAGCGCCTGCAGGCCGTCGCTGCCGCCTACTCCAACCTCGAGATGGACGTGGCGCGCAAGGAGCGGGGCTCGCGCTACGCGCACGTGGAGGCCCTCTTGCGGCGGCTCACCGGCGCCGAGGCGGCGCTGGTGGTGAACAACTGCGCCTCCGCGGTGCTGCTGGCGCTGGAGAGCCTCGCGCGCGGCAAGGAGGTCATCGTCTCGCGCGGCGAGCTGATCGAGATCGGCGGCGAGTTCCGCATCCCCGACATCATGCGCCGCTCGGGCGCGGTGCTGCGCGAGGTGGGCGCCACCAACCGCACGCACCTCAAGGACTACGCCAACGCCATCGGGCCCGAGACCGGCCTGCTGCTGAAGGTCCATACCTCGAACTACCGTGTGGTCGGCTTCACCGCGGCCGTGTCCTCCCGCGAGCTGGTGGAGCTGGGCCGGCAGCGCGGCATCCCCGTGATGGAGGACCTGGGCTCGGGGTCACTCCTCGATCTGCGTCCGCACGGCTTCCCCTACGAGCCCACGGTGCCCGAGGTGGTGGCCTCCGGCGTGGATCTCGTGTCGTTCTCGGGCGACAAGCTCCTCGGCGGGCCGCAGTCCGGCATCGTGGTGGGCAAGGCGAGCGCGATCGGGCTGCTCGCGAAGAATCCGCTGAACCGCGCGGTCCGCATCGACAAATTCACGATCGCCGCCCTCGAGGCCACCCTCTACGCCTACGAGGCAGGCGACGCGCTCGAGACCATCCCCACGCTTCGTCTCCTGACCGAGCCGTTGACAACGATTCGTCGCCGGGCGCGCGCGCTGCTGCGCCGGGTGCCCGCGGAGGCGCAGCGCCGGCTGGGCGCCGCGCTCGTCGAGACCACCTCGCAGGTGGGTGGGGGCGCGCTGCCCACGGTGGAGCTGCCCACTGCGGCGATCGCGCTCGGCACGGCGGAGCGCGCCCCGCAGGCGCTCGACGAGGCGCTGCGCGCGGGCCGGCCCCCCGTGCTCGCGCGCCTGGCCGACGATCGGCTGCTGCTTGACCTCCGCACCGTGCTGCCCGCCGATCTGCCCGATCTCGCCCGCATCCTCTCCGCGCTGTAG
- the selB gene encoding selenocysteine-specific translation elongation factor, with product MADSKHVVIGTAGHIDHGKTSLVKALTGTDTDRLPEEKARGITIDLGFAFLEEPDGLTIEIVDVPGHERFVKNMLAGVGGIDLAMLVIAADESVMPQTREHLAICSLLHIKSGLVALTKIDMVDADWLELVRDDVVRLLDGTFLAGCPIVPVSSKTGEGLPELRATMGRLARAVPAKPLDQTARLPVDRVFTVRGFGTVVTGTLTTGRLALDDRVEIYPRGLQSKVRGLQVHGHGVESSRAGQRTAVNLQGVERAAVERGDVLAPAGALVATTAVDATVELLADAPRPLRMRERVRFHVGTQEVMARVLLVGQAELPQGEASFGRFRLEAPVVALPGDRFVIRTYSPIVTIGGGTLLDVDPPRFKRKAPALRAHLELLAGGAPAEIVEEHLKQAGAAGARLGDLLARTPYGPERLRTLLVELQQKGAAVAVDRDAWLHREASDKLRATTLALLKTFHAENPLRGGISREELRSRAGNAQEKVFTQLLTALEAEGVVRSERDQVRLGSHTIRLTPEQQRVIDAVEAEFRRAAAAPPTAEEALGTAGVKGTDRHELFQLLLAEKKLVRIRESLYYHAEALQEVQTRLVAHLKEKKELSPADMKDLFGVSRKYAIPLMEYFDAQRVTVRQGEKRVLRSG from the coding sequence ATGGCGGATTCCAAGCACGTCGTGATCGGCACCGCCGGCCACATCGACCACGGCAAGACCTCGCTGGTGAAGGCGCTGACCGGGACCGACACGGACCGGCTCCCGGAGGAGAAGGCGCGCGGCATCACCATCGACCTGGGCTTCGCATTCCTGGAGGAGCCCGACGGGCTCACCATCGAGATCGTGGACGTGCCGGGCCACGAGCGCTTCGTGAAGAACATGCTGGCCGGGGTGGGGGGCATCGACCTCGCCATGCTCGTCATCGCCGCCGACGAGAGCGTGATGCCGCAGACACGCGAGCACCTGGCGATCTGCTCGCTGCTCCACATCAAGAGCGGGCTGGTGGCGCTGACCAAGATCGACATGGTCGACGCCGACTGGCTCGAGCTCGTGCGCGACGACGTGGTGCGGCTCCTCGACGGCACGTTCCTCGCCGGGTGCCCCATCGTGCCGGTGTCGTCGAAGACGGGGGAGGGGCTTCCCGAGCTGCGCGCCACGATGGGACGCCTGGCCCGGGCGGTGCCCGCCAAGCCGCTGGACCAGACCGCGCGGCTGCCGGTCGATCGCGTGTTCACGGTGCGCGGGTTCGGCACCGTGGTCACCGGCACGCTCACCACGGGGCGTCTCGCGCTCGATGATCGCGTCGAGATCTATCCGCGGGGCCTCCAGTCCAAGGTGCGCGGGCTCCAGGTGCACGGGCACGGCGTGGAGTCGTCGCGGGCCGGACAGCGCACGGCCGTGAATCTCCAGGGGGTGGAGCGGGCGGCGGTCGAGCGGGGCGATGTGCTGGCGCCGGCGGGCGCGCTGGTGGCGACCACCGCCGTCGATGCGACGGTGGAGCTCCTGGCCGACGCGCCGCGCCCGCTCAGGATGCGCGAGCGCGTGCGCTTCCACGTGGGCACCCAGGAGGTTATGGCGCGGGTCCTCCTCGTCGGCCAGGCCGAGCTGCCGCAGGGCGAGGCCTCGTTCGGGCGCTTCCGCCTCGAGGCGCCGGTGGTGGCGCTGCCGGGCGACCGCTTCGTCATCCGCACGTACTCGCCGATCGTGACCATCGGCGGCGGGACTTTGCTCGACGTCGATCCGCCGCGCTTCAAGCGCAAGGCCCCAGCGCTTCGCGCGCACCTCGAGCTGCTCGCCGGCGGCGCGCCCGCCGAGATCGTGGAGGAGCACCTCAAGCAGGCGGGTGCGGCGGGGGCGCGCCTCGGCGATCTGCTCGCCCGCACGCCGTACGGCCCCGAGCGGCTCCGCACCCTGCTCGTCGAGCTCCAGCAGAAGGGCGCCGCCGTCGCGGTGGACCGGGACGCCTGGCTCCATCGCGAAGCGAGCGACAAGCTCCGCGCGACGACCCTCGCGTTGCTGAAGACCTTCCACGCCGAAAATCCGCTCCGCGGAGGAATATCGAGAGAGGAGCTCAGGAGCCGCGCCGGCAATGCCCAGGAGAAGGTGTTCACTCAGCTCCTCACCGCCCTGGAGGCGGAGGGCGTGGTGCGCAGCGAGCGGGATCAGGTGCGGCTGGGCTCCCACACCATTCGCCTCACGCCCGAGCAGCAGCGGGTGATCGACGCGGTCGAGGCTGAGTTCCGCCGCGCCGCTGCCGCGCCGCCCACCGCCGAGGAGGCGCTGGGCACGGCCGGAGTCAAGGGCACCGACCGTCACGAGCTGTTCCAGCTCCTGCTCGCGGAGAAGAAGCTGGTGCGGATCCGCGAGTCGCTCTACTACCACGCGGAGGCGCTCCAGGAGGTCCAGACTCGCCTGGTCGCGCACCTCAAGGAGAAGAAGGAGCTGAGCCCGGCCGACATGAAGGACCTCTTCGGGGTCAGCCGGAAATACGCCATCCCGCTGATGGAGTATTTCGACGCCCAGCGCGTCACCGTCCGCCAGGGCGAGAAGCGGGTGCTCCGGAGCGGCTAG
- a CDS encoding carbohydrate ABC transporter permease, protein MSRGRDAQGLLLAAALGALAVLWLLPVVWVVVTSLKPTANIIRVPPEWIPWPATLEHYVEVLFSSSRTARIGRAFVNSLVVSLGTVILVVGTSALAAYPLARMRFPGKTFVFSVIVGSLMIPNAVVLVPQYVLVQRLGWLSTYQGLIVPEAAVTFAFGVFLLRQFFLTIPHELEDAALIDGANTWQVFARIVVPLSQPVLAALAIFAFRSAWNDFLWPLIAVNKAEMFPLPVALALLRGAYSSESYGPIMAGAALSALPLLIVFLIANRRIVEGVRLSGLKG, encoded by the coding sequence GTGTCGCGGGGCCGCGACGCCCAGGGCCTGCTGCTCGCCGCCGCACTCGGCGCCCTCGCCGTGCTCTGGCTACTCCCCGTCGTCTGGGTGGTGGTGACTTCGCTCAAGCCCACCGCCAATATCATCCGCGTCCCGCCGGAGTGGATCCCGTGGCCGGCGACGCTCGAGCACTACGTCGAGGTGTTGTTCAGCAGCTCGCGCACCGCGCGCATCGGCCGCGCCTTCGTGAACAGCCTCGTGGTGTCCCTCGGCACGGTGATCCTGGTCGTCGGGACGAGCGCGCTCGCCGCCTATCCCCTCGCCCGCATGCGCTTTCCGGGGAAGACTTTCGTCTTCAGCGTGATCGTGGGCAGCCTGATGATCCCGAACGCGGTGGTGCTGGTCCCCCAGTACGTGCTCGTGCAGCGCCTCGGCTGGCTCAGCACGTATCAGGGGCTCATCGTCCCCGAGGCGGCAGTGACGTTCGCGTTCGGCGTCTTCCTGCTCCGTCAGTTCTTCCTCACGATCCCTCATGAGCTGGAGGACGCGGCGCTCATCGATGGAGCCAATACGTGGCAGGTCTTCGCGCGGATCGTCGTCCCGCTGTCCCAGCCGGTGCTGGCCGCGCTGGCCATTTTCGCCTTCCGCTCGGCGTGGAACGACTTCCTCTGGCCCCTGATCGCGGTGAACAAGGCCGAGATGTTCCCCCTGCCGGTGGCGCTGGCGCTGCTGCGCGGAGCCTACAGCTCGGAGTCCTATGGGCCCATCATGGCGGGCGCCGCGCTTTCTGCGCTGCCGCTCCTGATCGTGTTCTTGATCGCCAACCGCCGCATCGTCGAGGGCGTGCGGCTGAGCGGCTTGAAGGGCTAG
- a CDS encoding sugar ABC transporter permease encodes MARRRGLTAYGFLAPGLLLFAAFRVYPLLDGLRLSFTNARLGRPAQAFVGLANYERLLEDTRFHVSLWNTLFYTVASTLPILAIPLLLAVALNRGTMRTVLRGAFFFPFTLSVVTVGLTWLWLLDPVVGPFNYYFGWLVGRGRSWLSEPGTAMWVIIATTVWWVAGYYLVIYLAGLQDIPRDLYESAALDGAGAIRSFWAITLPLLRPVLLFVFVTHIIGSFQIFGQVFVLTQGGPGDSTRTVVQHLYETAFQNFFAFGAASAMAWVLFAIILVFSLLQFRLLRGHTEL; translated from the coding sequence GTGGCGCGGCGGCGCGGGCTGACGGCGTACGGCTTCCTCGCCCCCGGCCTGCTCCTCTTCGCCGCGTTCCGCGTCTACCCGCTGCTCGACGGCCTGCGTCTCTCCTTCACCAACGCGCGGCTCGGCCGGCCCGCGCAGGCCTTCGTGGGGCTCGCCAACTACGAGCGCCTGCTCGAGGACACCCGCTTCCACGTGAGCCTCTGGAACACCCTCTTCTACACGGTGGCGAGCACCCTACCGATCCTCGCGATCCCCCTCCTCCTCGCGGTGGCCTTGAATCGCGGGACTATGAGGACTGTGCTGCGTGGCGCGTTCTTTTTCCCGTTCACGCTCTCCGTGGTCACGGTCGGGCTCACCTGGCTCTGGCTGCTCGATCCCGTGGTCGGCCCCTTCAACTACTACTTCGGCTGGCTGGTCGGGCGGGGGCGCTCGTGGCTCTCCGAGCCCGGCACCGCGATGTGGGTGATCATCGCCACCACCGTGTGGTGGGTGGCCGGCTACTACCTCGTCATCTACCTGGCCGGGCTCCAGGACATTCCCCGCGACCTCTACGAGTCGGCGGCGCTGGACGGGGCCGGCGCGATCCGGAGCTTCTGGGCCATCACGCTGCCCCTGCTCCGCCCCGTGCTGCTCTTCGTCTTCGTCACCCACATCATCGGCTCGTTCCAGATCTTCGGGCAGGTCTTCGTGCTCACCCAGGGCGGCCCGGGCGACAGCACCCGCACCGTCGTTCAGCACCTCTACGAGACTGCGTTCCAGAACTTCTTCGCGTTCGGCGCCGCCTCGGCGATGGCGTGGGTGCTCTTCGCGATCATCCTGGTGTTCTCGCTGCTGCAGTTCCGCCTCTTGCGCGGCCACACGGAGCTCTGA
- a CDS encoding ABC transporter substrate-binding protein, which yields MSERHAGVSRRTFVTGAAAAAGATWLARGPRRAAAQTKATITYWNGLTGADGKVMDELIDQFTKETGIKIEQQRIPWADLYAKLQVSVPAGEGPDLALIHTVEVPHFASDGVLEVIDDSAMSSRGFRAADYLPATWQGGTFEGKRYSVALDVPQHLLYLNVKVMKEAGLLGADGRPKVPASRDELVQMAKQMAKGDTFGFGIGTVAPGRYTWGFHNLLWQNGANVFTADLKRSALAEPAAVEVADFWASFFAQKISPPSNASCRDAFIAGKLGMWIAGSWNFTGLREAKVDFTAAPVPRLFKQPVVWSMPHQFTFPKPKGADAAKRDAAWTHIRWMTDHVAEWTLKAGQISASRKAHADPRITADPVLKVLMSQGANWQVGQPTPRWVAAENLTRPVIESVYIGQKPGKAAMEDLARQINALPA from the coding sequence CTATTGGAACGGCCTCACCGGCGCCGACGGCAAGGTGATGGACGAGCTGATCGACCAGTTCACCAAGGAGACCGGCATCAAGATCGAGCAGCAGCGCATCCCCTGGGCGGATCTCTACGCCAAGCTCCAGGTCTCCGTGCCCGCGGGCGAGGGCCCCGATCTCGCGCTCATCCATACCGTAGAGGTCCCGCACTTCGCCAGCGACGGCGTGCTCGAGGTGATCGACGACAGCGCCATGAGCAGCCGGGGCTTCCGCGCCGCCGACTATCTCCCCGCGACGTGGCAGGGCGGGACCTTCGAGGGCAAACGCTACTCGGTCGCCCTCGACGTGCCGCAACACCTGCTCTACCTCAACGTGAAGGTGATGAAGGAGGCGGGCCTGCTCGGCGCCGACGGGCGCCCCAAGGTCCCGGCGAGCCGCGACGAGCTGGTGCAGATGGCCAAGCAGATGGCCAAGGGCGACACGTTCGGCTTCGGCATCGGCACCGTGGCCCCCGGCCGCTACACGTGGGGCTTCCACAATCTCCTCTGGCAGAACGGCGCCAACGTCTTCACCGCCGATCTCAAGCGCTCGGCGCTCGCCGAGCCTGCCGCCGTGGAGGTCGCGGACTTCTGGGCCAGCTTCTTCGCCCAGAAGATCTCGCCGCCGTCGAACGCGAGCTGCCGCGACGCCTTCATCGCCGGCAAGCTCGGCATGTGGATCGCCGGCTCGTGGAACTTCACCGGGCTGCGCGAGGCGAAGGTGGACTTCACGGCGGCGCCGGTGCCGCGGCTCTTCAAGCAGCCGGTGGTGTGGTCGATGCCGCATCAGTTCACCTTCCCCAAGCCCAAGGGCGCCGATGCCGCCAAGCGCGATGCGGCCTGGACGCACATCCGCTGGATGACCGATCACGTGGCGGAGTGGACGCTCAAGGCGGGGCAGATCTCGGCGTCGCGCAAGGCCCACGCCGACCCGCGCATCACCGCCGATCCGGTGCTCAAGGTGCTCATGTCCCAGGGCGCGAACTGGCAGGTCGGCCAGCCCACACCCCGCTGGGTCGCCGCGGAGAACCTCACGCGCCCGGTGATCGAGAGCGTCTACATCGGGCAGAAGCCCGGCAAGGCCGCGATGGAGGATCTGGCCCGCCAGATCAACGCGCTGCCCGCCTGA